The following proteins are encoded in a genomic region of Galbibacter sp. BG1:
- the mgtE gene encoding magnesium transporter yields the protein MIPFKLSDELIEQIEQLIESKSDVTLLDMMEEFHYADIAEIIHELNLEESTYIIKLLDSDKTSDVLTELDEDIREQILGNLSAKEIAEEISELDTDDAADIIGELPNDRVNEIIAQIDDKEHARDIVELLRYDESSAGGLMAKELVKVNENWNVLTCVKEMRRQAENVTRVHSIYVVDNDEKLKGRLSLKDLLTTSTKAEISSIYIPKVDYVTVNDKGEDVARLMSKYDLEAIPVIDELGRLVGRITIDDIVDVIREEAEKDYQLAAGITQDVEADDSVWELTKARLPWLLIGMFGGIGAASIIGSFQGALAEPILLSFVPLIQATAGNMGVQSSAIVVQGLANDSIRGEMLQRLGKEFLLGLINGTAIAFVVLLISHFLFHTSYLVSATIGIALITVIIIAAIIGTFVPIFLDKKGIDPAVATGPFITTSNDVFGILIYFTIAKFILGF from the coding sequence ATGATTCCATTTAAATTAAGTGATGAGCTTATAGAGCAGATAGAACAGCTAATCGAATCCAAGTCGGATGTTACCTTATTGGATATGATGGAAGAATTCCATTATGCAGATATAGCTGAAATTATCCATGAACTTAATTTAGAGGAATCCACCTACATTATAAAACTCCTTGATTCAGATAAAACTTCGGATGTCCTCACGGAGTTGGATGAGGATATTCGAGAGCAAATTCTAGGAAATCTTTCCGCAAAGGAAATAGCAGAAGAGATCAGTGAACTCGATACCGATGATGCCGCCGATATTATCGGGGAGCTTCCAAACGATCGTGTAAACGAAATCATTGCTCAAATAGACGATAAGGAACATGCCCGGGATATCGTAGAGTTATTAAGGTACGACGAAAGTTCTGCTGGGGGACTTATGGCGAAAGAATTGGTAAAGGTAAACGAAAACTGGAACGTGCTTACTTGCGTTAAGGAAATGCGTCGACAGGCAGAAAATGTAACGCGCGTACATTCCATTTATGTGGTTGATAACGATGAAAAACTAAAAGGAAGACTTTCTTTGAAAGACTTGTTGACCACCTCCACCAAAGCTGAGATTAGTAGTATTTACATACCAAAGGTAGATTACGTTACGGTAAACGATAAAGGGGAAGATGTGGCCAGATTGATGTCTAAGTACGACCTTGAAGCCATCCCAGTAATAGACGAGCTGGGACGTTTGGTAGGTAGAATTACCATCGACGATATTGTAGATGTAATTAGGGAAGAAGCAGAGAAAGATTACCAGCTAGCCGCAGGTATTACCCAAGATGTGGAAGCCGATGATAGCGTATGGGAACTTACCAAAGCTAGACTCCCATGGTTGCTTATTGGGATGTTTGGCGGTATTGGGGCGGCAAGTATTATCGGTAGTTTCCAAGGAGCATTGGCAGAACCTATTTTGTTGAGTTTTGTGCCTCTTATACAAGCGACGGCGGGAAACATGGGAGTGCAATCCTCGGCCATTGTGGTACAGGGATTGGCCAACGATAGTATTCGTGGGGAAATGCTACAACGCTTGGGTAAGGAGTTTCTGTTAGGGCTTATAAATGGTACAGCCATTGCTTTTGTGGTATTGCTGATTAGTCATTTTTTATTCCATACTTCCTATTTGGTATCTGCAACCATCGGGATTGCGCTTATTACCGTGATTATTATTGCTGCCATTATCGGAACTTTCGTGCCCATTTTCCTGGATAAAAAGGGGATTGATCCTGCAGTGGCTACCGGGCCGTTTATTACCACCAGCAATGATGTTTTTGGGATACTTATTTACTTCACAATCGCGAAATTTATTTTGGGATTTTAG
- a CDS encoding 2-hydroxyacid dehydrogenase: MKVLHLDTNHPLLIEKLAAAGFTNDTDYSSSKDEVEAKIAGYDGIIIRSRFRIDDQFLRKATNLKFIGRVGAGLENIDVDTAKELGVKLFNAPEGNRNAVGEHALGMLLSLFNKLNSADKEVRNGIWHREENRGIELDGRTVGIIGYGNMGKAFAKKLKGFNVEVICYDIVGGVGDDNARQVGILEFKKNADVVSLHTPQTAETLQMVNKEFIDSFYNPFWFLNTARGKSVVTADLVEALKSGKILGAGLDVLEYEKSSFENLFTEEMPEALKYLINAENVLLTPHVAGWTVESKEKLAQTIVDKITKEFS, encoded by the coding sequence ATGAAGGTTCTTCATCTAGATACCAATCACCCATTATTGATAGAAAAATTGGCTGCAGCCGGTTTTACTAATGACACCGATTACTCTTCTTCCAAGGATGAAGTGGAAGCAAAAATTGCTGGCTACGACGGTATTATTATAAGAAGTCGGTTTCGTATTGATGATCAATTTTTACGAAAAGCGACCAACCTTAAGTTCATTGGCCGCGTAGGAGCTGGTTTGGAAAATATCGATGTGGATACGGCCAAGGAATTGGGTGTAAAGTTATTTAACGCCCCAGAGGGCAATAGAAATGCGGTAGGAGAGCATGCACTAGGGATGTTACTTTCTTTATTCAACAAACTTAACAGTGCCGATAAAGAGGTGAGAAATGGCATTTGGCATCGGGAAGAAAACCGGGGGATAGAATTGGATGGGCGCACTGTTGGGATTATTGGTTACGGTAATATGGGGAAAGCCTTTGCAAAAAAGCTCAAAGGTTTTAATGTGGAAGTTATTTGCTACGATATTGTAGGGGGAGTGGGCGACGATAATGCCCGCCAAGTGGGTATATTGGAATTCAAGAAAAATGCAGATGTGGTAAGTTTGCACACTCCACAAACAGCCGAAACATTGCAAATGGTAAATAAGGAATTTATCGATTCGTTTTATAACCCTTTTTGGTTTTTGAATACGGCCCGGGGTAAAAGTGTAGTGACGGCAGATTTGGTGGAGGCTTTAAAATCCGGTAAAATTTTGGGCGCTGGTCTGGATGTTTTGGAATACGAAAAGTCTTCTTTCGAGAATTTGTTTACGGAAGAAATGCCGGAAGCCCTAAAGTATTTAATTAATGCTGAAAATGTGTTATTAACACCACACGTAGCTGGTTGGACAGTAGAAAGCAAAGAAAAATTGGCTCAGACTATTGTAGACAAAATAACCAAAGAATTTTCTTAA
- a CDS encoding DUF1801 domain-containing protein, whose translation MKIEAHTVNDYLNAIPIDRREAFGKLREVILQNKPEELEETLSYGMIGYVVPHSIYPDGYHCNPKLPLPFINIASQKNYIALYHSGIYANKGLYNWFVGEYAKHTDAKLDMGKSCVRFKKVDTIPFDLIGELVKKMTVEEWIACYESAIKK comes from the coding sequence GTGAAGATTGAAGCGCATACGGTAAACGACTATTTAAATGCTATCCCAATAGATAGAAGGGAAGCATTTGGAAAATTGCGCGAAGTTATATTGCAAAACAAACCTGAAGAACTCGAAGAGACTTTAAGCTATGGTATGATTGGTTATGTGGTGCCACATTCCATATATCCAGATGGGTATCATTGCAATCCTAAGCTGCCTTTGCCTTTTATCAACATAGCCTCTCAAAAAAACTACATTGCCCTTTACCACTCTGGAATTTATGCGAATAAAGGATTATACAATTGGTTTGTAGGGGAATATGCAAAGCACACCGATGCTAAACTTGATATGGGTAAAAGCTGTGTACGTTTTAAAAAAGTAGATACCATCCCTTTTGATCTTATTGGAGAATTAGTAAAAAAAATGACGGTTGAAGAGTGGATTGCTTGCTATGAAAGCGCCATAAAAAAATAG
- a CDS encoding TM2 domain-containing protein, with the protein MEDKKDGKKSYFEENAENFAKETKNTAKEFTESAKETFNNQDNKKILAGVLGIVLGSLGIHKFILGYQKEGLIMLGVTLVLGVFTCGIGASLMGLVGLIEGVIYLTKSDEEFYNTYQVGRKPWF; encoded by the coding sequence ATGGAAGATAAAAAAGACGGTAAAAAAAGCTATTTCGAAGAAAACGCTGAAAATTTTGCCAAAGAAACCAAAAATACGGCTAAAGAATTTACAGAAAGCGCCAAGGAAACCTTTAACAACCAAGATAACAAAAAGATTTTAGCGGGTGTTTTAGGAATCGTCTTGGGTAGTTTGGGAATACATAAGTTTATTCTTGGCTACCAGAAAGAAGGTTTAATTATGCTGGGGGTTACCTTGGTTTTAGGAGTTTTTACCTGCGGAATCGGAGCTAGTTTGATGGGATTGGTTGGTCTAATTGAAGGCGTTATTTATCTCACCAAATCAGATGAAGAATTTTACAACACTTATCAAGTTGGTAGAAAACCTTGGTTTTAA
- a CDS encoding ArsR/SmtB family transcription factor, with amino-acid sequence MGFTKILAHTLEQNQLSKTFKALGHPARIAILQYISSHPNCICNDMVQDIDLAQATISQHLVELKKVDLISGTHRGKKTCYNINIDKLYEVKQSVGSFFNETQQGAL; translated from the coding sequence ATGGGGTTTACTAAAATACTTGCGCATACTTTAGAACAAAATCAATTATCCAAGACCTTTAAGGCCTTGGGCCATCCGGCGAGAATTGCCATACTTCAATATATAAGTAGTCATCCAAACTGTATTTGCAACGATATGGTTCAGGATATTGATTTGGCACAAGCCACTATTTCCCAGCATTTGGTGGAACTAAAGAAAGTAGATCTCATTTCGGGGACCCATAGGGGGAAAAAGACTTGTTACAACATTAATATCGATAAGCTGTACGAAGTGAAACAATCGGTAGGTTCCTTTTTTAATGAAACCCAACAGGGAGCCCTGTAA
- a CDS encoding GNAT family N-acyltransferase, with protein sequence MGLVTAKEVAQVIKTDKYGFLGTFSGWLLMKVLNISALNRIYNKHKDKKDLDFLNAILDEVEINFEIPTEDLKRLPKDGAYITISNHPLGGIDGILLLKLLLEQRPDYKIIANFLLHRIEALVPYTMPVNPFEDHKDAKSSIAGFKQSLQHLRDGHPLGIFPAGEVSTYRDGQLIVDKPWEEAAMKLIKKAEVPVVPIYFHAKNSKLFYRLSKISDTLRTAKLPSELLTQRNRVIRVRIGRPISVQAQQEHESLEDFTEFLRRKTYMLSNVFEKGRLFDKVPTSFKFPRSPKEIITPVSKELMDREVSELREQDLRLLESKNYEVFLAKAKKMPYILREIGRLREITFREVGEGTNQAIDIDEFDEYYHHLFLWDNEAKAIVGAYRMGMGADIFKTKGIDGFYMQDLFKFEPELYKMMSESIEMGRAFIVSDYQQKPMPLFLLWKGIVHTTLRRPEHKYLIGGVSISNQFSNFSKSLMIEFMKSHYWDPYVAQYISPKKEFKVKLKDADKEFVFDETEADLNKFDRMIDEVEPGNLRLPVLIKKYIKQNAKVVAFNVDPLFNNSVDGLMYIKIADLPESTVKPVMEEFQAELERKLMEDQNEKAE encoded by the coding sequence ATGGGATTAGTTACTGCAAAAGAAGTTGCTCAAGTAATTAAGACAGATAAATATGGGTTTTTAGGAACCTTTAGCGGTTGGCTACTTATGAAAGTACTCAACATATCTGCACTTAATAGAATTTATAACAAACATAAGGACAAAAAAGATCTAGACTTTCTAAACGCTATTTTAGATGAAGTAGAGATAAATTTTGAGATCCCTACGGAAGATTTAAAGAGGCTCCCAAAAGACGGAGCTTACATTACCATTTCCAACCATCCATTGGGTGGCATAGACGGTATATTATTGCTAAAACTTCTTTTGGAACAGCGGCCAGATTATAAGATCATAGCAAATTTCTTGCTGCATCGTATTGAGGCTTTGGTGCCTTATACCATGCCTGTAAATCCTTTTGAAGACCATAAAGACGCCAAAAGCAGTATTGCCGGATTTAAGCAATCGTTACAACATTTACGGGACGGACACCCACTGGGTATTTTCCCCGCTGGGGAAGTTTCTACATATCGGGATGGTCAACTTATTGTAGATAAGCCATGGGAAGAAGCGGCTATGAAACTTATAAAAAAAGCTGAAGTTCCTGTAGTGCCCATTTATTTTCATGCCAAAAACAGCAAGCTTTTTTATCGCTTATCTAAAATTAGCGATACTCTACGCACCGCAAAATTACCCTCGGAATTACTTACACAAAGAAACCGTGTCATCCGGGTTCGTATAGGCAGGCCAATAAGCGTTCAAGCACAACAAGAACACGAAAGTTTAGAGGATTTTACAGAATTTTTGCGTCGGAAAACATACATGCTTTCCAATGTTTTCGAAAAAGGGCGTTTATTCGATAAAGTGCCTACCAGCTTTAAATTTCCACGCTCCCCTAAAGAAATTATCACACCCGTTAGCAAAGAATTAATGGATCGGGAGGTTTCAGAATTAAGGGAGCAGGATCTACGTCTACTCGAGAGCAAAAACTACGAGGTTTTCTTGGCGAAAGCCAAAAAAATGCCCTACATACTTCGGGAAATAGGAAGGTTAAGGGAAATTACCTTCCGCGAGGTTGGGGAAGGTACTAACCAAGCCATTGATATCGATGAGTTTGATGAGTACTACCACCATTTATTTCTATGGGACAATGAGGCCAAAGCTATTGTTGGTGCCTATAGAATGGGAATGGGTGCCGATATTTTCAAAACAAAGGGAATTGACGGTTTTTATATGCAAGACCTCTTTAAGTTTGAGCCCGAACTCTATAAAATGATGAGTGAATCCATAGAAATGGGACGTGCATTTATTGTAAGCGATTATCAACAAAAGCCAATGCCCCTATTTTTACTATGGAAAGGGATTGTACACACGACCCTGAGGAGACCAGAACATAAATATTTAATTGGTGGCGTGAGTATTAGTAACCAGTTTTCCAACTTCTCCAAATCACTCATGATTGAATTTATGAAATCTCACTATTGGGACCCTTACGTAGCCCAATATATAAGTCCGAAAAAAGAGTTTAAGGTTAAATTGAAGGACGCCGATAAGGAATTTGTTTTTGATGAAACTGAAGCCGACCTCAACAAGTTCGACCGTATGATCGATGAGGTGGAACCTGGGAATTTGAGACTGCCAGTACTTATAAAAAAATACATTAAGCAAAATGCCAAAGTAGTAGCTTTTAATGTAGATCCACTTTTTAATAACTCTGTGGACGGACTCATGTACATCAAAATTGCAGATTTACCTGAAAGTACGGTGAAACCAGTTATGGAAGAATTCCAAGCCGAGCTGGAACGGAAACTTATGGAAGATCAAAACGAGAAAGCAGAATAA